One genomic segment of Alphaproteobacteria bacterium includes these proteins:
- a CDS encoding ShlB/FhaC/HecB family hemolysin secretion/activation protein, producing the protein MPPPGQRPDVPAPGAISIPQSVPAAVPPGAATVELVVGGIRVDGEFLELDAATRAEIDGAAGKRMRIADVYAIAASVERYYGSQGYFLARVVIPPQQVRDGGTLVFRVVDGFIEAIDVSSVPSAIRGRVEGVVSELVGRRQLRLPLLERKLLLAGDTPGATLRSTIVPGRDVGGVRLVLSGEHRLVEGEIGFDNALSAELGIVTVTTSLAVNSPLGFGEQVYASVGGPPRHGFIGSDSARRFGVIGAMVPLGFDGLLLNLEGVGSTTRPLVAPGTLQTESDYWRFSVRLLYPWIRTRQENLSLRLGFEVINENQRAPGFATTLYEDRIRPLRAGVTWARQFDTGTTITLAGDLSRGLGIFGSRGRNDATVAQPISRAAADDDFTKGEIRARVHQRLFQGLAVEGSFHGQYAFNGSLVNAEQFTLGGPRRLSAYDQSTFAGDHGWLGRLELQYSELFDVGKMRVLLTPYGFASRGVVYLDSPTATEFSSTGATSVGLGVRSVMSNFLTVAREGELGFEVARQISDRGGALDTWRINVNGALRF; encoded by the coding sequence GTGCCGCCGCCCGGCCAGCGCCCCGACGTGCCGGCGCCCGGCGCGATCTCGATCCCGCAATCCGTCCCGGCGGCGGTGCCGCCCGGCGCCGCCACGGTCGAGCTCGTCGTCGGCGGCATCCGGGTCGACGGCGAATTCCTCGAGCTCGATGCGGCCACCCGGGCCGAGATCGACGGCGCCGCCGGCAAGCGGATGCGCATCGCCGACGTCTATGCGATTGCCGCCAGCGTCGAGCGCTATTACGGGTCGCAGGGCTATTTCCTCGCCAGGGTGGTGATCCCGCCGCAGCAGGTGCGCGACGGCGGCACGCTGGTCTTCCGCGTCGTCGACGGCTTCATCGAGGCGATCGACGTGTCGTCCGTGCCGTCCGCGATCCGCGGCCGGGTCGAGGGCGTGGTCTCGGAGCTGGTCGGCAGGCGGCAGCTGCGCCTGCCGCTGCTCGAGCGCAAGCTGCTGCTGGCCGGCGACACGCCCGGTGCGACGCTGCGCTCGACCATCGTGCCCGGCCGCGATGTCGGCGGCGTGCGCCTGGTGCTGAGCGGCGAGCACCGGCTGGTCGAGGGCGAGATCGGCTTCGACAACGCGCTGTCGGCCGAGCTGGGCATCGTGACGGTGACGACCAGCCTGGCGGTCAATTCGCCGCTCGGCTTCGGCGAGCAGGTCTATGCCAGCGTCGGCGGTCCGCCGCGCCATGGCTTCATCGGCTCCGACAGCGCGCGGCGCTTCGGCGTGATCGGCGCCATGGTGCCGCTGGGCTTCGACGGCTTGCTGCTGAACCTCGAGGGTGTCGGCTCGACGACCAGGCCGCTCGTCGCGCCCGGCACCCTGCAGACCGAGAGCGACTATTGGCGCTTCTCGGTGCGCCTGCTGTATCCGTGGATCCGCACCCGCCAGGAGAATCTGAGCCTGCGCCTGGGCTTCGAGGTCATCAACGAGAACCAGCGGGCGCCGGGCTTCGCCACGACGCTGTACGAGGACCGCATCCGCCCGCTGCGCGCCGGCGTCACCTGGGCGCGGCAGTTCGACACCGGCACCACCATCACCCTGGCCGGCGACCTCTCGCGCGGCCTGGGCATCTTCGGCAGCCGCGGCCGCAATGACGCCACCGTGGCGCAGCCGATCTCACGCGCGGCGGCCGACGACGATTTCACCAAGGGCGAGATCCGCGCCCGCGTCCACCAGCGGCTGTTCCAGGGCCTCGCCGTCGAGGGCAGCTTCCACGGCCAGTACGCGTTCAACGGATCGCTGGTGAACGCCGAGCAGTTCACGCTCGGCGGCCCGCGTCGGCTCAGCGCCTACGACCAGTCGACCTTCGCCGGCGATCACGGCTGGCTCGGCCGGTTGGAGCTGCAGTATTCCGAGCTGTTCGACGTCGGCAAGATGCGCGTGCTGCTGACACCCTACGGCTTCGCCTCGCGCGGCGTGGTCTACCTCGACAGCCCGACGGCGACCGAATTTTCCAGCACCGGCGCCACTTCGGTCGGGCTCGGCGTGCGCAGCGTGATGTCGAACTTCCTGACGGTCGCGCGCGAGGGCGAGCTCGGCTTCGAGGTCGCGCGGCAGATTTCCGATCGGGGGGGCGCGCTCGACACCTGGCGCATCAACGTCAACGGCGCGCTCAGATTCTGA
- a CDS encoding filamentous hemagglutinin N-terminal domain-containing protein: MGGQVSLLALAVGLGLVAVQARAQTLPTNGTVVSGSASITQPGAGQMTITQSTDRGVINWQSFSIGSGAAVTFQQPSASSATLNRVTGGMTSTIAGSLTANGQVFLVNPNGIQITPTGTVRTGSFVASTLDIRTDDFMARNLTFQGGGASAGVVNQGTIEVVQGGTVALIGGRVVNDGSIVADGGRVGLAAAERVVVDMQGDGFLQVSIPTADADRATALISHAGRIRANGGRVEMRAATTADVARNAINVPGTIEARTVARTSGGVVVFGDAPTPAGATVERGRVTIDGGAGGAVQVAGRITASGGTARAGGAVSIAGTSVALAGMVDVSGASGGAMSAAATGTLSLTGTVDARGLAGAGGTVLYNAAALVASASSVTDVSATTFGGAISADGGLSLNVSGTWLADGGANGGRIDLTADDVRVTSALLSATGGDSGGLIRIGGAFQGGAERENSPELEATFVTRWADAPDMRNATETRVYGTTTIDVSGGATGGTAVVWANGATWMAGTVNAGGPISAGSIEISGKENLAYIDLTTLTLGAGGHLLLDPKNITIAAGSGDPIAANDEFGENGTKSVSIKAGNLETLLNAGTDVTLQANNDITVSKGWTTNNGGGAGGDITLEAGRSVTFASGVSITTDDGSFTVIANTNNASLVAAQRDAGAALIDMRGLTLNAGTGAVSITMSSGTTTGDIRLGVVSSSGSITVAAASTSNLVELNGNLTTGGSIVLPDRNLVVRANSVLTSGAGKSVTWTGEATRTILGAAGGETIRFVEGTTVTRIGVMDTADAARLVLGPTSASRIYGDANPDVGVPALTSGALRGADTLSSLLVAGSTAVNYPGGTPTATSNVGDYAYTVSATGSTAFAAGKTGYFLTTSTVNGTLSVTARPITVTADPKTKVYGDADPALTYQITSGSLVGADTLSGALTRTPGETVAGGPYAILQGTLAASSNYALTYVGGDLTITARPVTVTADAKTKVYGDADPALTFTTSSLGTGTAIVGALDRAPGETVAGGPYAILQGTITNANNPNYVITYVGADLSITARPVTVTADAKTRVYGDADPALTFTTSSLGAGTAIVGALDRAPGETVAGGPYAILQGTITNANNPNYVITYVGADLSITARPVTVTADAKTKIYGDADPALTFTTSSLGSGTAIVGALDRAPGETVAGGPYAILQGTITNANNPNYVITYVGADLSITARPVTVTADAKTKVYGDADPALTFTTSSLGTGTAIVGALDRVAGETVAGGPYAILQGTITNANNPNYIITYVGADLSITARPVTVTADAKTKVYGDADPALTFTTSSLGTGTAIVGALDRAPGETVAGGPYAILQGTVTNANNPNYVITYVGADLTVTARPVTVTADAKTKVYGDADPALTFTTSSLGTGTAIVGSLDRVAGETVAGGPYAILQGTITNANNPNYVITYVGADLSITARPVTVTADAKTKVYGDADPALTFTTSSLGSGTAIVGALDRVAGETVAGGPYAILQGTITNANNPNYVITYVGADLSITARPVTVTADAKTKVYGDADPALTFTTSSLGTGTAIVGSLDRVAGETVAGGPYAILQGTITNANNPNYVITYVGADLSITARPVTVTADAQTKVYGDADPALTFTTSSLGTGVAIVGALDRTPGETVAGGPYAILQGTITNANNPNYVITYVGADLTVTARPVTVTADAKTKVYGDADPALTFTTSSLGSGTAIVGALDRTPGETVAGGPYAILQGTITNANNPNYLITYVGADLTITARPVTVTADAKTKVYGDADPPLTFTTSSLGSGTAIVGSLDRVVGETVAGGPYAILQGTVTNANNPNYVITYVGADLTITARPITVTADAKTKVYGDGDPALTYQVTSGSLVGLDTLSGALTRTAGETVAGGPYAILQGTITNANNPNYAITYVGADLSITARPVTVTADAKTKVYGDADPALTFTTSSLGTGTAIVGSLDRVSGETVAGGPYAILQGTVTNANNPNYVITYVGADLSITARSVTVTADAKTKVYGDADPALSFTTSSLGTGTAIVGALDRVAGETVAGGPYAILQGTITNANNPNYVITYVGADLTVTARPVTVTADAKTKVYGDADPALTFTTSSLGSGTAIVGALDRAPGETVAGGPYAILQGTITNANNPNYVITYVGADLTVTARPVTVTADAKTRVYGDADPALTFTTSSLGSGTAIVGALDRAPGETVTGGPYSILQGTVTNANNPNYVITYVGADLTITPRPITVTADSHTKVELLPDPAFTWQLTSGTVVFGDLPTGVLTRDPGDTPGTYAITQGSFTYGANYALTFVNGQLTITPRPTNPLPAIAGGTPGDGGNGVLGGLYAPSGGGTVRSGIFRDIDESGVADPDAPVRQTSAACLISPAGTLICPQTTP, translated from the coding sequence ATGGGTGGCCAGGTTTCGCTGCTCGCGCTGGCCGTCGGACTGGGGCTGGTCGCGGTCCAGGCGCGCGCCCAGACGCTGCCGACCAATGGCACCGTGGTGTCGGGATCGGCGAGCATCACGCAGCCCGGCGCCGGCCAGATGACGATCACGCAGTCGACTGATCGCGGCGTCATCAACTGGCAGTCCTTCTCGATCGGATCGGGCGCCGCCGTCACCTTCCAGCAGCCCTCGGCCTCGTCGGCGACGCTCAACCGCGTCACCGGCGGCATGACCTCGACCATCGCCGGCAGCCTCACGGCCAACGGCCAGGTGTTCCTGGTCAATCCCAACGGTATCCAGATCACGCCCACCGGCACGGTGCGCACCGGCAGCTTCGTCGCCTCGACGCTCGACATCCGCACCGACGACTTCATGGCGCGCAACCTGACCTTCCAGGGCGGCGGCGCCTCGGCCGGGGTGGTCAACCAGGGCACCATCGAGGTGGTGCAGGGCGGCACCGTCGCGCTGATCGGCGGCCGCGTCGTCAACGACGGTTCGATCGTCGCCGATGGCGGCCGGGTCGGGCTGGCGGCGGCCGAGCGCGTCGTCGTCGACATGCAGGGCGACGGCTTCCTGCAAGTCTCGATTCCCACCGCCGATGCCGATCGCGCCACCGCGCTGATCAGCCATGCCGGCCGCATCCGGGCCAATGGCGGGCGCGTCGAGATGCGCGCCGCCACCACCGCCGACGTGGCGCGCAACGCCATCAACGTACCGGGCACGATCGAGGCGCGCACCGTGGCGCGCACCTCGGGCGGCGTGGTGGTGTTCGGCGACGCGCCGACGCCGGCCGGCGCCACGGTCGAGCGCGGCCGCGTCACCATCGACGGCGGCGCGGGCGGCGCCGTGCAGGTCGCCGGCCGTATCACCGCCAGCGGCGGCACGGCGCGCGCGGGCGGCGCGGTGTCGATCGCCGGCACCTCGGTGGCGCTCGCCGGCATGGTCGACGTCTCCGGCGCCAGCGGCGGCGCGATGAGCGCGGCGGCGACCGGCACGCTCAGCCTGACCGGCACGGTCGATGCGCGCGGCCTGGCCGGCGCCGGCGGCACGGTGCTCTACAATGCCGCCGCGCTGGTGGCGTCGGCGAGCAGCGTCACCGACGTGAGCGCCACGACCTTCGGCGGCGCGATCAGCGCCGACGGTGGTCTGTCGCTCAACGTCTCCGGCACCTGGCTGGCCGATGGCGGCGCCAATGGCGGCCGCATCGACCTGACGGCCGACGACGTGCGCGTGACCTCGGCACTCCTGTCGGCGACCGGCGGCGACAGCGGCGGCCTGATCCGCATCGGCGGCGCCTTCCAGGGCGGCGCCGAGCGCGAGAATTCGCCCGAGCTCGAGGCGACGTTCGTGACGCGCTGGGCCGATGCCCCCGACATGCGCAACGCCACCGAGACGCGGGTCTACGGCACGACGACGATCGACGTCTCCGGCGGGGCCACGGGTGGCACCGCCGTTGTGTGGGCCAATGGCGCGACGTGGATGGCCGGCACGGTCAATGCCGGCGGCCCGATCTCGGCGGGCTCGATCGAGATTTCGGGCAAGGAGAACCTCGCCTATATCGACCTGACGACCTTGACTCTCGGCGCCGGCGGACACCTGCTGCTGGATCCGAAGAACATTACGATCGCCGCCGGTAGCGGCGACCCAATCGCAGCCAATGACGAGTTCGGCGAGAACGGCACAAAGTCTGTCAGCATCAAAGCAGGCAATCTAGAAACGCTTCTCAATGCCGGCACGGATGTCACTTTGCAGGCCAACAACGACATCACCGTCAGCAAAGGCTGGACGACCAACAACGGTGGCGGCGCTGGCGGCGATATAACCTTGGAGGCAGGCCGTAGCGTCACCTTCGCATCCGGCGTTTCGATTACCACCGACGACGGCAGCTTCACCGTCATCGCCAACACGAACAACGCCAGCCTTGTCGCCGCTCAACGAGACGCCGGCGCCGCCCTGATCGACATGCGTGGCCTGACGCTCAACGCGGGCACGGGCGCGGTCTCGATCACGATGAGCTCGGGAACGACCACCGGCGACATCCGCCTTGGTGTCGTCAGCAGTTCCGGCTCGATCACCGTGGCCGCCGCCTCGACATCGAACTTGGTCGAGCTGAACGGAAATCTGACCACGGGCGGCAGCATCGTCCTGCCGGACCGCAACCTCGTGGTCCGCGCCAACAGCGTGCTCACCAGCGGCGCCGGCAAGAGCGTCACCTGGACCGGCGAGGCGACCAGGACCATTCTCGGCGCGGCGGGCGGCGAGACGATTCGCTTCGTCGAAGGGACCACCGTGACCCGCATCGGCGTCATGGACACCGCCGATGCCGCGCGGCTCGTGCTCGGCCCGACATCGGCATCGCGCATCTACGGCGACGCCAATCCGGATGTCGGCGTGCCGGCGCTGACCTCGGGCGCGCTGCGCGGGGCCGACACGCTGTCGAGCCTGCTGGTCGCGGGCTCGACCGCCGTCAACTATCCCGGCGGCACGCCGACGGCGACGAGCAATGTGGGGGACTACGCCTACACGGTGAGCGCCACCGGCTCGACCGCCTTCGCGGCCGGAAAGACGGGCTATTTCCTGACGACCAGCACGGTCAACGGCACGCTGAGCGTCACCGCGCGCCCGATCACGGTCACCGCCGATCCCAAGACCAAGGTCTATGGCGACGCCGATCCGGCGCTGACCTACCAGATCACCTCGGGCAGCCTGGTCGGCGCCGACACGCTGAGCGGCGCGCTGACGCGCACGCCTGGCGAGACGGTGGCGGGCGGGCCCTACGCGATCCTGCAGGGCACCCTGGCGGCCAGCTCGAACTACGCCCTGACCTATGTCGGCGGCGATCTGACCATCACGGCGCGTCCGGTGACGGTGACCGCGGATGCCAAGACCAAGGTCTACGGCGACGCCGATCCGGCGCTGACCTTCACCACCAGCAGCCTCGGCACCGGCACGGCGATCGTCGGCGCGCTCGACCGGGCGCCGGGCGAGACGGTGGCCGGCGGTCCCTACGCGATCCTGCAAGGCACGATCACCAACGCCAACAACCCGAACTACGTCATCACCTATGTCGGTGCTGACCTCAGCATCACGGCCCGTCCGGTGACGGTGACCGCCGATGCCAAGACGAGGGTCTATGGAGATGCCGACCCGGCGCTGACCTTCACCACGAGCAGTCTGGGTGCCGGTACGGCGATCGTGGGCGCGCTCGACCGGGCGCCTGGCGAGACGGTGGCCGGCGGTCCGTACGCGATCCTGCAAGGCACGATCACCAACGCCAACAACCCGAACTACGTCATCACCTATGTTGGTGCGGACCTGAGCATCACCGCTCGGCCGGTGACGGTGACGGCGGATGCGAAGACCAAGATATATGGCGATGCCGACCCGGCGTTGACCTTCACGACCAGCAGCCTGGGCAGCGGCACGGCGATCGTCGGCGCGCTCGACCGGGCGCCCGGCGAGACAGTGGCGGGTGGCCCGTACGCGATCCTCCAGGGCACGATCACCAACGCCAACAACCCGAACTACGTCATCACCTATGTCGGTGCTGACCTCAGCATCACGGCTCGTCCGGTGACGGTGACCGCCGATGCCAAGACGAAGGTCTATGGCGACGCCGACCCGGCGTTGACCTTCACCACCAGCAGCCTCGGCACCGGCACGGCAATCGTCGGCGCGCTGGATCGAGTGGCCGGCGAAACCGTCGCGGGTGGTCCCTACGCGATCCTCCAGGGCACGATCACCAACGCCAACAATCCGAACTACATCATCACCTATGTCGGCGCCGACCTCAGCATCACCGCGCGACCGGTGACCGTGACGGCGGATGCGAAGACAAAGGTCTATGGCGACGCCGACCCGGCACTGACATTCACCACGAGCAGCCTGGGCACCGGCACGGCGATCGTCGGCGCCCTCGACCGGGCGCCGGGCGAGACGGTCGCGGGTGGCCCGTACGCGATCCTGCAAGGGACGGTGACCAACGCCAACAACCCGAACTACGTCATCACCTATGTCGGTGCGGATCTGACGGTGACGGCTCGTCCGGTGACGGTGACCGCCGATGCGAAGACCAAGGTGTACGGCGATGCCGATCCAGCACTGACCTTCACCACCAGCAGCCTCGGCACCGGCACGGCGATCGTCGGGTCGCTAGACCGGGTGGCCGGTGAGACAGTGGCGGGTGGCCCGTACGCGATCCTGCAAGGCACGATCACCAACGCCAACAATCCGAACTACGTCATCACCTATGTCGGCGCGGACCTCAGCATCACCGCGCGACCGGTGACCGTGACGGCGGATGCGAAGACAAAGGTCTATGGCGACGCCGACCCGGCGCTGACCTTCACGACAAGCAGCCTGGGTTCGGGCACGGCGATCGTCGGCGCGCTCGACCGAGTGGCAGGGGAGACGGTGGCCGGTGGTCCGTACGCGATCCTCCAAGGCACGATCACCAACGCCAACAATCCGAACTACGTCATCACCTATGTGGGCGCGGACCTCAGCATCACAGCTCGTCCCGTGACGGTGACGGCAGATGCCAAGACCAAGGTCTATGGCGACGCTGATCCGGCGCTGACGTTCACCACGAGCAGCCTCGGCACCGGCACGGCAATCGTCGGGTCGCTAGACCGGGTGGCCGGCGAGACGGTGGCGGGCGGTCCGTACGCGATCCTTCAGGGCACGATCACCAACGCCAACAACCCGAACTACGTGATCACCTATGTCGGTGCGGATCTGAGCATCACTGCGCGTCCCGTGACCGTGACAGCGGATGCCCAGACCAAGGTCTATGGCGACGCTGATCCGGCGCTGACGTTCACCACGAGCAGCCTCGGCACCGGCGTCGCGATCGTCGGCGCGCTGGATCGTACGCCCGGCGAGACGGTCGCCGGTGGCCCGTATGCCATCCTTCAGGGCACGATCACCAACGCCAACAATCCCAACTACGTCATCACCTATGTCGGCGCCGACCTGACGGTTACCGCGCGACCGGTGACGGTGACCGCCGATGCCAAGACCAAGGTCTACGGCGATGCCGACCCGGCGCTGACGTTCACCACGAGCAGCCTGGGCTCCGGCACGGCGATCGTCGGCGCGTTGGATCGTACGCCCGGCGAGACGGTCGCCGGTGGCCCGTACGCGATCCTGCAAGGCACGATCACCAACGCCAACAATCCCAACTACTTGATCACCTATGTCGGTGCCGATCTGACCATCACCGCGCGACCGGTGACGGTGACGGCGGATGCGAAGACCAAGGTCTACGGCGATGCCGATCCGCCGCTGACCTTCACCACCAGCAGCCTCGGTTCAGGCACGGCCATCGTCGGGTCGCTCGACCGGGTGGTCGGCGAAACGGTGGCGGGTGGCCCGTACGCGATCCTGCAAGGGACGGTGACCAACGCCAACAACCCGAACTACGTGATCACCTATGTCGGCGCGGACCTGACGATCACCGCGCGTCCGATCACGGTGACGGCCGATGCAAAGACCAAGGTCTACGGCGACGGCGATCCGGCGCTGACCTACCAGGTCACGTCGGGCAGCCTGGTCGGTCTCGACACGCTGAGCGGCGCGCTGACGCGCACGGCGGGCGAGACGGTGGCCGGTGGTCCCTATGCGATCCTTCAGGGCACGATCACCAACGCCAACAATCCGAACTACGCCATCACCTATGTCGGCGCCGATCTGAGCATCACCGCCCGACCAGTGACGGTGACGGCCGATGCCAAGACCAAGGTGTACGGCGACGCCGACCCTGCGCTGACGTTCACGACCAGCAGCCTGGGCACCGGCACGGCAATCGTCGGGTCGCTCGACCGGGTGTCCGGCGAGACGGTCGCGGGTGGCCCGTATGCGATCCTGCAAGGCACGGTGACCAACGCCAACAACCCGAACTACGTCATCACCTATGTCGGCGCCGATCTGAGCATCACCGCGCGATCGGTGACGGTGACCGCCGACGCGAAGACGAAGGTGTATGGCGACGCCGACCCGGCGCTGAGCTTCACCACCAGCAGCCTGGGTACCGGCACAGCGATCGTCGGCGCGCTCGACCGGGTGGCGGGCGAGACGGTGGCCGGTGGTCCCTACGCGATCCTGCAAGGCACGATCACCAACGCCAACAACCCGAACTACGTCATCACCTATGTCGGTGCGGATCTGACGGTGACGGCGCGACCGGTGACGGTGACCGCGGATGCCAAGACCAAGGTCTACGGCGACGCCGATCCGGCGCTGACCTTCACGACCAGCAGCCTGGGCAGCGGCACGGCGATCGTCGGCGCGCTGGATCGAGCACCGGGCGAGACCGTCGCGGGCGGTCCGTACGCGATCCTGCAAGGCACGATCACCAACGCCAACAATCCGAACTACGTCATCACCTATGTCGGGGCGGATCTGACGGTGACGGCGCGGCCGGTGACGGTGACGGCCGACGCGAAGACCAGGGTCTACGGCGATGCCGACCCGGCATTGACCTTCACCACCAGCAGCCTGGGCAGCGGCACGGCGATCGTCGGCGCGCTGGATCGCGCGCCGGGCGAGACGGTGACGGGCGGGCCGTACTCGATCCTGCAAGGCACGGTGACCAACGCCAACAACCCGAACTACGTCATCACCTATGTCGGCGCGGATCTGACGATCACGCCGCGGCCGATCACGGTGACGGCGGATTCGCACACCAAGGTCGAGCTGCTGCCCGATCCGGCCTTCACCTGGCAGCTGACCTCGGGGACGGTGGTGTTCGGCGACCTGCCGACCGGCGTCCTGACGCGCGATCCGGGCGATACGCCTGGCACTTACGCCATCACGCAGGGCAGCTTCACCTACGGGGCGAACTACGCGCTGACCTTCGTCAACGGCCAGCTGACGATCACGCCGCGGCCGACCAACCCGCTGCCCGCCATTGCCGGCGGCACGCCGGGCGATGGCGGCAACGGCGTGCTGGGCGGGCTGTACGCGCCGTCCGGTGGCGGCACGGTCAGGTCGGGCATCTTCCGCGACATCGACGAGAGCGGGGTGGCGGACCCCGACGCGCCAGTCCGTCAGACCTCGGCCGCCTGCCTGATCAGTCCGGCCGGCACGTTGATCTGCCCGCAGACGACGCCGTAA
- a CDS encoding putative FMN-dependent luciferase-like monooxygenase, giving the protein MTVFPIKRLGFFSRLLDEATAAERYRLCTEQIVHAERCGFDSAWIAQHHFHEGEGGLPAPMVFLAHVAAHTRTIRLGTGIVTLPLELPIRVAEDAAVLDLMCGHRLELGVGPGGNLTAFTAFGLEAAQRHKLFSAHLDVLRTAWSGGQLAGGDRLYPASPTLVERIWQATFTVEGARRAGLAGDGLMLSRTQPRTPGQPRASLADIQNPMIDAYLAALPPGREPRILASRSVYVGDDRAESLRFAETGLARLRHRLAETGDLSGGRLVGDLITAFDAHVGTPEEVIESLKADDTLSRSTDLTVQVHSIDPPHPWILRSIELVAEVVAPALGWVRGAASQERRVA; this is encoded by the coding sequence ATGACAGTCTTTCCGATCAAGCGTCTGGGCTTCTTCTCCCGCCTTCTCGACGAGGCGACCGCCGCCGAACGCTATCGCCTCTGCACCGAGCAGATCGTCCATGCCGAGCGTTGCGGTTTCGATTCCGCCTGGATCGCCCAGCACCATTTCCACGAGGGCGAAGGCGGCCTGCCGGCGCCCATGGTGTTCCTCGCCCATGTCGCGGCGCACACCAGGACCATCCGCCTGGGCACCGGCATCGTGACCCTGCCGCTGGAGCTGCCGATCCGCGTCGCCGAGGACGCCGCCGTGCTCGATCTGATGTGCGGGCACCGGCTGGAGCTGGGCGTCGGGCCGGGCGGCAACCTCACCGCCTTCACCGCCTTCGGTCTCGAGGCCGCCCAGCGGCACAAGCTCTTCTCCGCCCATCTCGATGTGCTGCGCACGGCGTGGTCGGGCGGCCAGCTCGCGGGCGGCGACCGGCTCTATCCCGCCAGCCCGACGCTGGTCGAGCGCATCTGGCAGGCGACCTTCACCGTCGAGGGCGCGCGCCGCGCCGGCCTGGCCGGCGACGGGCTGATGCTCTCGCGCACCCAGCCGCGCACGCCGGGCCAGCCGCGCGCCTCGCTCGCCGACATCCAGAACCCGATGATCGACGCCTATCTCGCGGCCCTGCCGCCCGGCCGCGAGCCGCGCATCCTCGCCTCGCGCTCGGTCTATGTCGGCGATGATCGCGCCGAGTCGCTGCGCTTCGCCGAGACCGGCCTGGCCCGCCTGCGCCACCGCCTGGCCGAGACCGGCGATCTGTCGGGCGGCCGTCTGGTCGGCGATCTGATCACAGCCTTCGACGCCCATGTCGGCACACCCGAGGAGGTGATCGAATCGCTGAAGGCCGACGACACGCTCAGCCGCTCGACGGATCTCACCGTGCAGGTCCATTCCATCGACCCGCCGCATCCGTGGATCCTGCGCTCGATCGAGCTGGTCGCCGAGGTGGTGGCGCCGGCGCTCGGCTGGGTGCGCGGCGCGGCATCGCAAGAGCGCCGCGTGGCCTGA
- a CDS encoding TetR family transcriptional regulator: MDDRLTRPDWIKHGLDTLTARGAPALKVGAMAEALGVSRGSFYWHFRDIGDFRAQLLQAWRERGTDRVIRDLEAGKGGPDRLRRLMRGAFGQRRGLDEAIRAWAAQDRDVAAAVATVDARRITYIARMLAASGVEARAARSRATFMYWAYLGRSIVMDRRRATLPAPAIDAIADLFERR; encoded by the coding sequence ATGGACGACCGCCTGACTAGGCCGGACTGGATCAAGCACGGGCTCGACACGCTGACCGCCCGGGGTGCCCCAGCGCTGAAGGTCGGCGCGATGGCTGAGGCGCTGGGCGTGTCGCGCGGCAGCTTCTACTGGCATTTCCGCGACATCGGCGATTTCCGCGCGCAGCTGCTGCAGGCCTGGCGCGAGCGCGGCACCGACCGGGTGATCCGCGACCTGGAAGCGGGCAAAGGCGGGCCGGATCGCCTGAGGCGGCTCATGCGCGGCGCCTTCGGGCAGCGGCGCGGGCTGGACGAGGCCATCCGCGCCTGGGCGGCGCAGGATCGCGATGTCGCCGCCGCCGTCGCGACGGTCGACGCGCGGCGCATCACCTATATCGCCCGCATGCTCGCCGCGTCGGGCGTCGAGGCCCGCGCGGCGCGTTCGCGCGCGACCTTCATGTACTGGGCCTATCTCGGCCGCAGCATCGTCATGGATCGGCGCCGCGCGACGCTGCCGG
- a CDS encoding CMD domain protein, with the protein MPDTPHDVIDTLVGIMPGTPLDAIRARRPEARRHAQASYDGLLVPGDPGGVSLPERFAIAAFVAGLHGEPQTGAFYAEGLRSSGASDRLSAAIAAQVAAARAVGPYGSYPAGPLSAEDQAGPVHRVAEGARAELGARLAAALEHVHMLVLHPRDAAPASLQAMLDAGWSTTDIVVISQLVSFLSFQIRVVAGLRVLAGRPA; encoded by the coding sequence ATGCCCGATACCCCGCACGACGTCATCGACACCCTGGTCGGCATCATGCCCGGCACGCCGCTGGACGCGATCCGCGCGCGGCGGCCGGAGGCGCGCCGGCACGCGCAGGCGAGCTACGACGGCCTGCTGGTGCCCGGGGATCCCGGCGGGGTGAGCCTGCCGGAGCGCTTCGCCATCGCCGCCTTCGTCGCCGGCCTGCACGGCGAGCCCCAGACCGGCGCGTTCTACGCCGAGGGGCTGCGATCCTCGGGCGCGTCCGACAGGCTCAGCGCCGCGATCGCCGCGCAGGTCGCCGCCGCCCGAGCCGTCGGCCCCTATGGCAGCTACCCGGCGGGGCCGCTCAGCGCCGAGGACCAGGCCGGGCCGGTCCACCGCGTCGCCGAGGGCGCGCGCGCCGAGCTGGGCGCGCGACTGGCGGCAGCGCTGGAGCACGTGCACATGCTGGTGCTGCATCCGCGCGACGCCGCGCCGGCCTCGCTGCAGGCGATGCTCGACGCCGGCTGGAGCACGACCGACATCGTCGTAATCTCGCAGCTCGTCTCGTTCCTCTCCTTCCAGATCCGCGTCGTCGCCGGCCTGCGCGTGCTGGCCGGCCGACCCGCCTGA